A region of the Conyzicola lurida genome:
CTACAGTGGTGGTGTGACTACAGAAACCCGGGGCTCGCAAGCCCACGAACCGCGATCGCTGCCCGTGCTGGCGACGGCGCGCGGGGTCAACGCGGCGTGGTGGTACACGGCGGTCGGGATCGTGTTCTTCGACCTGGTCGTCGTCTTTTCGTGGGCGGCGACGCTCCTGCAGCTCGGTGCGCAGGACGGCGCGGTTATCGCGGTGACGGTTGGCGGACTGCTGTGGATCGTTTCGACCCTGCCCCCGCTCCTCGCCTACCGGCATCGTTCCGGCGAACCCGCAGCGATGCGGTGGCGCGCTGTTCTCATCCCGGTCGTGATCGCGGTCGCCTACGGCGTGCTGGCCTTCTCGCTGTCGGGACTCTGGCTGTTGCTGGTCGTGCCCCTGGCGCAGTCGCTGCAGCTGCTCGACTGGCCGCGAACGGTGCGGCTGCGCATGGTGCTGGTGGCGACGGCGCTGCTGGTCTGCCTCTGGGTGATCGATGCCAACGGCGCGTTCTCAGCGGCCCTCTCGAATACGGACGGCTACCTCGCCAGCGGCCTACTCGCAGTCATCGTTCCCCTCATTACGGTGCTGTCGCTGTGGTGGTGGGACGTTCTGATCGCCCTCGACCGTGCCCGCGTCTCCGAGGCGCGGCTCGCCGCGACCCAGGAGCGGCTGAGCGTCGCGACCGACGTGCACGACCTGCAGGGGCATCACCTGCAGGTGATCGCGCTGCAGCTTGAACTGACCGAACGGCTGATCGGCGCCGGCGACCAGCCCGCCGCCCTCGAGCAACTGCGGGCCGCCCGCGTCAGCGTCGACGAGGCCCGGCAGGGAACGCGCGACCTCGCGACCCGATTCCGCTCGGTGCCGCTGCGCGACGAGCTCGCCAACGCACGCGACCTGCTGCGCGCCGCCGGCATCGCGGCCGAGACCGTCGTCGGTGCGGGCACGGATGACGCACCGGCATCCGTCTTCGGTCCCGTCATCCGCGAGACGACGACGAACGTGCTGCGACACGGCGGCGGCAAGCACACCACGCTCAGCCTTTCGCGAACGGCCGACGCCTGGCGGTACGAGATTACGAACGACATGGATGACGCGGGCCCGTCGCCCTCGGACGGGATCAACCCGCGCAGGGAGCACACGGGTCTCGACGGCCTGGCCCGCCGCGC
Encoded here:
- a CDS encoding sensor histidine kinase; its protein translation is MTTETRGSQAHEPRSLPVLATARGVNAAWWYTAVGIVFFDLVVVFSWAATLLQLGAQDGAVIAVTVGGLLWIVSTLPPLLAYRHRSGEPAAMRWRAVLIPVVIAVAYGVLAFSLSGLWLLLVVPLAQSLQLLDWPRTVRLRMVLVATALLVCLWVIDANGAFSAALSNTDGYLASGLLAVIVPLITVLSLWWWDVLIALDRARVSEARLAATQERLSVATDVHDLQGHHLQVIALQLELTERLIGAGDQPAALEQLRAARVSVDEARQGTRDLATRFRSVPLRDELANARDLLRAAGIAAETVVGAGTDDAPASVFGPVIRETTTNVLRHGGGKHTTLSLSRTADAWRYEITNDMDDAGPSPSDGINPRREHTGLDGLARRAEEVGGALEIVRGDGSFTVVVTVPVS